A section of the Centropristis striata isolate RG_2023a ecotype Rhode Island chromosome 7, C.striata_1.0, whole genome shotgun sequence genome encodes:
- the si:dkey-32e23.4 gene encoding dynamin-1-like protein isoform X2 yields MDTLIPTINRLQEVFLTVGAEVIQLPQIVVVGSQSSGKSSVLESLVGRDFLPRGSGIVTRRPLVLQLVNVAPLQERLKIENGVKAEEWGTFLHCKNQVFADFQEIRREIEAETERTSGDNKGISPEPIYLKIFSPKVLNLTLVDLPGITKVPVGDQPEDIETQVQEMILSFISNPNSLILSVSPANSDLATSDALKLAREVDPDGRRTLLVVSKLDLMDAGTDALEVLLGRVIPVRLGIIGVVNRSQHDINTQKSLEDTMKDEQAFLQRHYPSIASRSGSRYLAKTLSRLLMHHIRDCLPELKTRVTVLSAQYQTRLNGYGQPVEDHSATLLQIVTKFASDYCNTIEGTATHIQTSELCGGARICYIFHETFGRTLQSIDPLGGLTELDILTAIRNATGPRPALFVPEVSFELLVKRQIKRLEEPSMRCVELVHEELQRIIQHCSSFSTHELLRFPKLHDSIVEVVTGLLRKRLPITNEMVHNLVSIELAYINTKHPDFTDAAQVSASVNSQQAEGPDGGKRWKNEKVAEERLPAAGFGSPSKGQAINLLDTAVPVSRKLSAKEQRDCEVIQRLIKSYFLIVRKSIQDSVPKTVMHFLVNFVKEHLQSELVGQLYKQRLLQELLIESQDTAQQRTEVAQMLQALKKANNIISEIRETHLW; encoded by the exons ATGGACACTCTAATTCCCACCATCAACCGGCTGCAGGAGGTCTTTCTCACAGTGGGTGCAGAGGTCATACAGCTCCCTCAGATAGTCGTGGTTGGATCTCAG AGCAGTGGAAAGAGCTCTGTGTTGGAGAGCCTGGTTGGACGGGATTTCTTGCCTCGGGGATCGGGAATAGTCACAAGACGACCCCTCGTGTTGCAACTTGTTAATGTTGCCCCACTGCAGGAGAGACTGAAGATTGAGAATG gtGTCAAAGCTGAAGAATGGGGTACATTCCTGCACTGCAAGAACCAG GTCTTTGCAGATTTTCAAGAAATTCGTCGGGAAATTGAAGCGGAAACTGAACGCACTTCTGGTGACAACAAG GGAATCAGTCCGGAGCCCATATATTTGaagattttttccccaaaagtcCTTAATCTCACCTTGGTTGATTTACCTGGAATTACTAAG GTTCCTGTTGGGGACCAGCCAGAGGACATTGAGACACAAGTTCAAGAGATGATCTTGTCCTTCATCTCCAATCCAAACTCCCTCATCCTCTCAGTGTCCCCTGCCAACTCTGATTTGGCCACCTCTGATGCTCTGAAATTGGCTCGTGAAGTTGATCCAGATG gtcgTCGTACACTGCTGGTGGTCAGTAAGCTGGACCTGATGGATGCAGGGACTGATGCTCTGGAGGTCCTTCTGGGTCGAGTCATTCCAGTCAGACTTGGAATTATCGGGGTGGTTAACAG GAGCCAGCATGACATCAATACCCAGAAGAGCCTGGAGGACACCATGAAGGATGAGCAGGCTTTCCTGCAGCGCCACTACCCCTCGATCGCCTCCCGCTCTGGCTCACGCTATCTAGCCAAAACTCTCAGCAGGCTGCTTATGCATCACATCCGGGACTGCCTGCCGGAGCTCAAGACCCGAGTGACGGTGCTAAGTGCCCAGTACCAGACGCGGCTCAATGGCTATGGCCAGCCAGTAGAAGACCACAGCGCAACCCTGCTGCAGATTGTCACCAAGTTTGCCAGTGATTACTGCAACACCATTGAGGGAACAGCCACGCACATCCAGACCTCAGAGCT CTGCGGGGGAGCACGGATCTGTTACATATTCCATGAGACCTTTGGGCGCACTTTGCAGTCCATCGACCCCCTGGGAGGACTGACTGAGCTTGATATCCTTACTGCCATCCGCAATGCTACG GGTCCGCGACCAGCACTTTTTGTGCCTGAGGTGTCCTTTGAGTTGTTGGTGAAGCGGCAAATTAAGCGTCTGGAGGAGCCCAGCATGCGCTGTGTAGAGCTGGTACATGAAGAGCTGCAGAGGATCATCCAGCACTGCTCCTCCTTTAGCACACAT GAGCTTCTGCGATTCCCAAAATTGCACGATTCCATTGTGGAAGTAGTGACTGGATTACTGAGGAAGCGCTTACCGATTACTAATGAAATG GTGCACAATTTAGTATCAATAGAGCTCGCCTACATCAACACAAAACATCCAGACTTTACGGATGCGGCGCAGGTCTCTGCTTCTGTCAACAGTCAGCAG GCGGAGGGCCCTGATGGAGGGAAGCGTTGGAAAAATGAGAAGGTTGCGGAAGAGAGACTACCAGCTGCAGGCTTTGGCAGTCCCAGCAAAGGCCAGGCCATTAACCTCCTTGACACA gcGGTGCCCGTATCCCGAAAGCTTAGTGCGAAGGAGCAGAGAGATTGCGAGGTCATCCAGCGCCTCATCAAGTCCTACTTCCTCATTGTCCGCAAGAGCATCCAAGACAG TGTTCCCAAGACAGTGATGCACTTCCTGGTGAACTTTGTGAAAGAGCATCTGCAGAGTGAGCTGGTGGGTCAGCTTTATAAACAGCgactgctgcaggagctgcTCATTGAGTCACAGGACACGGCACAGCAGAGGACCGAAGTTGCTCAAATGCTCCAG gcACTCAAAAAAGCTAATAACATCATCTCTGAAATCCGGGAAACCCATCTTTGGTAG
- the si:dkey-32e23.4 gene encoding dynamin-1-like protein isoform X1: MDTLIPTINRLQEVFLTVGAEVIQLPQIVVVGSQSSGKSSVLESLVGRDFLPRGSGIVTRRPLVLQLVNVAPLQERLKIENGDGAKQNAQISYPGVKAEEWGTFLHCKNQVFADFQEIRREIEAETERTSGDNKGISPEPIYLKIFSPKVLNLTLVDLPGITKVPVGDQPEDIETQVQEMILSFISNPNSLILSVSPANSDLATSDALKLAREVDPDGRRTLLVVSKLDLMDAGTDALEVLLGRVIPVRLGIIGVVNRSQHDINTQKSLEDTMKDEQAFLQRHYPSIASRSGSRYLAKTLSRLLMHHIRDCLPELKTRVTVLSAQYQTRLNGYGQPVEDHSATLLQIVTKFASDYCNTIEGTATHIQTSELCGGARICYIFHETFGRTLQSIDPLGGLTELDILTAIRNATGPRPALFVPEVSFELLVKRQIKRLEEPSMRCVELVHEELQRIIQHCSSFSTHELLRFPKLHDSIVEVVTGLLRKRLPITNEMVHNLVSIELAYINTKHPDFTDAAQVSASVNSQQAEGPDGGKRWKNEKVAEERLPAAGFGSPSKGQAINLLDTAVPVSRKLSAKEQRDCEVIQRLIKSYFLIVRKSIQDSVPKTVMHFLVNFVKEHLQSELVGQLYKQRLLQELLIESQDTAQQRTEVAQMLQALKKANNIISEIRETHLW; this comes from the exons ATGGACACTCTAATTCCCACCATCAACCGGCTGCAGGAGGTCTTTCTCACAGTGGGTGCAGAGGTCATACAGCTCCCTCAGATAGTCGTGGTTGGATCTCAG AGCAGTGGAAAGAGCTCTGTGTTGGAGAGCCTGGTTGGACGGGATTTCTTGCCTCGGGGATCGGGAATAGTCACAAGACGACCCCTCGTGTTGCAACTTGTTAATGTTGCCCCACTGCAGGAGAGACTGAAGATTGAGAATG GGGATGGGGCAAAACAAAATGCTCAAATCAGCTACCCAG gtGTCAAAGCTGAAGAATGGGGTACATTCCTGCACTGCAAGAACCAG GTCTTTGCAGATTTTCAAGAAATTCGTCGGGAAATTGAAGCGGAAACTGAACGCACTTCTGGTGACAACAAG GGAATCAGTCCGGAGCCCATATATTTGaagattttttccccaaaagtcCTTAATCTCACCTTGGTTGATTTACCTGGAATTACTAAG GTTCCTGTTGGGGACCAGCCAGAGGACATTGAGACACAAGTTCAAGAGATGATCTTGTCCTTCATCTCCAATCCAAACTCCCTCATCCTCTCAGTGTCCCCTGCCAACTCTGATTTGGCCACCTCTGATGCTCTGAAATTGGCTCGTGAAGTTGATCCAGATG gtcgTCGTACACTGCTGGTGGTCAGTAAGCTGGACCTGATGGATGCAGGGACTGATGCTCTGGAGGTCCTTCTGGGTCGAGTCATTCCAGTCAGACTTGGAATTATCGGGGTGGTTAACAG GAGCCAGCATGACATCAATACCCAGAAGAGCCTGGAGGACACCATGAAGGATGAGCAGGCTTTCCTGCAGCGCCACTACCCCTCGATCGCCTCCCGCTCTGGCTCACGCTATCTAGCCAAAACTCTCAGCAGGCTGCTTATGCATCACATCCGGGACTGCCTGCCGGAGCTCAAGACCCGAGTGACGGTGCTAAGTGCCCAGTACCAGACGCGGCTCAATGGCTATGGCCAGCCAGTAGAAGACCACAGCGCAACCCTGCTGCAGATTGTCACCAAGTTTGCCAGTGATTACTGCAACACCATTGAGGGAACAGCCACGCACATCCAGACCTCAGAGCT CTGCGGGGGAGCACGGATCTGTTACATATTCCATGAGACCTTTGGGCGCACTTTGCAGTCCATCGACCCCCTGGGAGGACTGACTGAGCTTGATATCCTTACTGCCATCCGCAATGCTACG GGTCCGCGACCAGCACTTTTTGTGCCTGAGGTGTCCTTTGAGTTGTTGGTGAAGCGGCAAATTAAGCGTCTGGAGGAGCCCAGCATGCGCTGTGTAGAGCTGGTACATGAAGAGCTGCAGAGGATCATCCAGCACTGCTCCTCCTTTAGCACACAT GAGCTTCTGCGATTCCCAAAATTGCACGATTCCATTGTGGAAGTAGTGACTGGATTACTGAGGAAGCGCTTACCGATTACTAATGAAATG GTGCACAATTTAGTATCAATAGAGCTCGCCTACATCAACACAAAACATCCAGACTTTACGGATGCGGCGCAGGTCTCTGCTTCTGTCAACAGTCAGCAG GCGGAGGGCCCTGATGGAGGGAAGCGTTGGAAAAATGAGAAGGTTGCGGAAGAGAGACTACCAGCTGCAGGCTTTGGCAGTCCCAGCAAAGGCCAGGCCATTAACCTCCTTGACACA gcGGTGCCCGTATCCCGAAAGCTTAGTGCGAAGGAGCAGAGAGATTGCGAGGTCATCCAGCGCCTCATCAAGTCCTACTTCCTCATTGTCCGCAAGAGCATCCAAGACAG TGTTCCCAAGACAGTGATGCACTTCCTGGTGAACTTTGTGAAAGAGCATCTGCAGAGTGAGCTGGTGGGTCAGCTTTATAAACAGCgactgctgcaggagctgcTCATTGAGTCACAGGACACGGCACAGCAGAGGACCGAAGTTGCTCAAATGCTCCAG gcACTCAAAAAAGCTAATAACATCATCTCTGAAATCCGGGAAACCCATCTTTGGTAG